The proteins below come from a single Zea mays cultivar B73 chromosome 8, Zm-B73-REFERENCE-NAM-5.0, whole genome shotgun sequence genomic window:
- the LOC107325938 gene encoding uncharacterized protein LOC107325938 precursor, with protein MGQAYPRLVLLALVALLSAGLFPQALGNGKGKVHGGGAVNPLVAGICSRAPFPEVCTATAGRHASKYPVIDNLAVLNMQVAAFAKRTAQARKHVAVAARTIPPPQAQALRTCDTMYMNTQDAIGAAQRAIAFKDTGTAKIMLQLAVQDFDSCDRPFTHAGVPNPMGKFDKELSQMANNCMTLANMI; from the coding sequence ATGGGGCAAGCCTACCCACGGCTTGTCCTCCTCGCCCTCGTGGCGTTGTTGTCTGCCGGCCTCTTCCCGCAGGCGTTAGGGAACGGCAAGGGCAAGGTGCATGGCGGCGGTGCCGTCAACCCGCTGGTTGCCGGCATCTGCTCTCGCGCCCCATTCCCAGAGGTTTGCACGGCCACAGCCGGGCGCCATGCATCCAAGTACCCGGTCATCGACAATTTGGCCGTGCTGAACATGCAGGTGGCCGCGTTCGCCAAGCGCACAGCGCAGGCGCGGAAGCACGTCGCGGTGGCGGCCCGCACTATTCCACCGCCGCAGGCACAGGCCCTCAGGACCTGCGACACGATGTACATGAACACGCAGGACGCCATCGGCGCGGCACAGCGAGCCATCGCGTTCAAGGACACGGGCACCGCGAAGATCATGCTGCAGCTCGCTGTCCAGGACTTCGACTCGTGTGACCGTCCGTTCACCCATGCCGGTGTCCCCAACCCCATGGGTAAGTTCGATAAGGAGCTCAGCCAGATGGCCAACAACTGCATGACGCTTGCAAACATGATATGA